The sequence TTCGGCGCTGCCGGGCTTCTTGGAAGCAGCGGTGGCAGGAGCACTTGCAATCGAGACTTCTGCAGCGTCCGTGCTCTCCCATGGACAGATGTTTTCTCGAACGCTCGTCCCTTTCTGCAGAGGTTTTGGTGGTTTTTCGGGGCCTTTTGAACCTGCTGTTATACCCTCCTTTGAAACGGCACCCACATCCTTACTCAGTGTCCCTTTCTCGAACAGCGCCCCGGCCAGGTCCCATGGGCACACTTCAACCTGGGCAGGAGATCCGAATTCCTGGGTCTCCCATGGGCAAACCTCAGCTTTTAGACTTTCAACACTCTCTGATTTCATGGAGCCAACCTTGGACAAATCTAGGCTTTTACTCCCTTTTACTGAGAATTCATCGCCAGTTTTCTGGGAGTAAGAAAACCCTTGATGGCTTTGAGTCTTCTCTATCTTCTTAGAGGCAATTTCTCCCCCAGCTGTCTTCAAACCTGGAGCGGTCAGCGCTTTGGCCATTGACGCTCCCTTTGCATCTTGCATTGATGCCCCTCTGGTGACTGGCACTGGCGGCGTTTTCACGGGGAACATATCAGTCTTGCCACTAGACTCCTCATCCTCAACTTCCCAAGGACACACCTCTGCCCTCAAGCTTTCGGCGCTGCTTGATTTCTTTGAGCTAGCTCGGGACAGGTCTGGACTTCTGCTGCTGGACAGTTCCACGCTCTCCCAAGGGCAGATGGATTCTTGAGGGCTGGTTACTTCTGTCCTGACCTGCAACAGATCTAGACTTCGGGTGCTTTTGGCAGGTGGTTTCTCAAAGTCCATATTCTCCCGCGTGGCACCATACTCCTGGTGGCTTTTTGACTTCTCTATCTTCTTAAATGTTTCTCCTCCAGCTTTCTTTGAGTCTGGACTTCTTTGTGCCTTGCCTTTCTTCCCCTGGGAAATCTCAAGTGgactcccccttcccttccctttttcaAATGGGGCTGTGGCTACAGACCATGGGCAGATGTCCATCGTGCtgcttgcttcctcttcctccgtcTCCCATGGACAAACCTCGGCCCGTAGACTTTCAGCGCTGTCTGATTTCCTTGATCCAGCTTTGGATAGGGCTGGGCTTTGGCCTCCGGACCTTCCTGAAGGTTCATCAAGTTCCATGCTCTCCCATGGACAGATGTCCTCTCGCGAGCTACTTAGCTCCTCCATTGGCTTCCATAAAACCCGTGGGGAGGGGCTTCTGCTGCCGTCTTTCCCTTTGGCGactccaccctcctcctccttccccaccgCACTTCCTTCAGCTACTTCCCAAGGACAGACCTCTGCCTTTAAGCTCTCAACACTGTCTGATTTCTTGGTAGGGATTTTGGACCCTTCAGGTTGAGCAGAGAGTTCACCGGGttcttctccgctgtcccaggggcaGGCAGACTCTTGAGCACTTCTCACCTTCTCTGTTGTTTTAGAAGCACCTACTTGGTTCAGTGGGGCAGCCCTCTGGCTCTCACGAGCCCCAGCACCCTCTGGCAATGGCCTCTTGTCTACTGGACTTGAAGGCATCTCCCATGGGCACACATCTGCCTTAGGGCTGGTTTCTGCTTCCTGACTTTCCCAGGGACACACCTCCACCTTAAGGCTTTCAACGCTAATGGATTTTTTAGAGCCAGCTTTAGATGGGCCTGGACTCTTAGCACTGGGCCCTGTTGACTGGTCATCGGTGTCCACGGTCTCCCAAGGACAGATAGATTCTCGTGGACTGCTTGCCTTCTCCCGAGGTTTAGACGTGGTGTCTCCAACCACCTTTGCTGCCCCATTGGCATCTTGCTTTGAGGACCTTCTTTCTGACTGAGCTGGAGGCACTTCCCAGGGGCAGATTTCTGCTTTAGCACCAACGTCGGCGCTTGCAGTTTCCCACGGACAAATTTCTGCCTTTTGGCTTTCCACACGGTCCAATTTCAAGCTGCCTTTGGACAGATCCGGACTCTTGAGCTTAGGTTGGATAAGTGAATCTTCCCTACCTGTGCTCTCCCATGGGCAGACTGGCTCTCTAGTcccgctgcttcccttctctgGTGCTGTATCCCTAGGTCCTGTTTTCTCCTCTTTGGAGACCGTGCTTGCTGTTCTAATACCTGCTTCTGCCTCTTGTGCTTCCCAGGGAGCAACCTCTGCCTTTTTGCTCTGGAAGCTATCAGGCTTCTTTGAGCTGACATTACTTGGGTCTAAAGCTTTTGCACAGGGCTTTAGCAAAGTACCCTCCAATTCCACGTCCTCCCAGGGACAGACAGAGCCGCGCTGTATGTTGTCCTCTAGTGTTTTAAGGGGATGTGGTGCTTGCAATATAATGCCCTTGGAAGGTTCTCCTTCAGGCCAGTTCGGTCCTTTTTCTAACGAAGGTGCAGCTGCTTCCCAGGGACACACTGCAGCGGCATCAGTTTCCCAAGGGCAGACCTCCAGTTTTTTACCTTGCCCACTGCTTGATGCCTTCAAAGCTGCTTTGGGCAGTTCTTGTGGTTGGGTGGCAGGTTTTGTAGAAGAGCCTTCAGCACCTGCATCCTCCCAAGGGCAAACAGCGATTTGATGGCTGCTGTCTCTCTCCAGTTTCCTGTTTTTGGACAACGGACTTTTGATCTTTTTGCCTTCAGTCCCTTTGGAGCCTTCCCCTGAAACTCCACACACTTTCTCCGATGCTGCATCGCTCATCTCCCAAGGGCATATTGCCGCTTTGACGTCTGCTCCGCTGTCAGATTTCCTCAGAGTTGCTCCATGTTGAGCATCTTTCCCCCCTGGCAATTCCATGGACTCCCAGGGGCAAACAGAGTCTTCTTGGTGGCTGGCTTCTTTCCCTCCTGATGGTCTTAGCAGGGTGGTGCTCTTTGTCTCTTTGGAGGATCCTTCATTGTCCTCCCGAGATGTCTTTATCTTTGATGGAAGTTCTTCCATTTCCCAAGGGCAGATCTGTGTTTTAACACTCATGTCGACCTCCTCAGATTCCCAAGGACTAACCTGTGCCCTCCTGCTCTCAACGCTCCCAGGTTTCTTTCGGTCTCCCTTGGACTGGTCCGGGCTCTTCTCAATCTCTGTTCCCAGAGAGGGCTCCTTGATATCTCTGGAATCAGCCTGGCCACTCACCTTCTCTTGGGATTCACTTGGAAGAGTCTCTCTCAAAGATGTTCCTTTTTTGGGCCCATCAGAAGGCTTCCCTCTGCCCTCTGTTACTGCCTTGTCCTCTCTCAAGGCACTGCTGGTTCCCCAGGACGGTTGGTCAGTTTTCGTGCTGGCTGGGATCTCAGCCACTTCCCAAGGACACGCCTCTGCCTTTTTGCTGTCTGCCTTGGAAACCACTAGAGAGGGAGTGGTAGCAGTTTTGCCCTTTCGCATTTGATCCTCCTCCACACTGTCCCAGGGGCACACAGATTCCCGTTGGCTCTTGCTTCTTTCCAGCCTGCTAGGGTGCATCTCTCCAGCACCTTGGGAACCTATTGCTTCTGTGCTGACCTCCCAAGGACAGACCTCCAGCGCTTTGCTTGGACTATTCTTAGTGCTTGGAagggcctcttcctcctcctctttctcgtCCCAAGGACAGATGGTTGCTTGCTTGCTGACTACCTTTGCCCTGGTCTCTGTAATCACCTCTTTCCTTGGTGACCCTCCTCCGGCAGACACTGAGGCTGTCGCTGCCAGCTTGGGCTTCTCGCTCTTTCCATTGGCATCCTTCTCATTTTTCTTCTGGCTTTCTTCAGCATCCTTCCTTGCCCTTATGCTTGTCTTTATCCTCGACCTGTTGAACGCTTTGATGGCCATGCCTAAGCCTTTCATGGAGCTTTTGGAAATGGATGCTTGGGGCTGTTTCTCAGGAGAACTCTTCTGGCTATCTGACTCGCTTGTCTCAGAGTCCTTTTTGCTCGGGACGGGCACTTCCATGACTTCCCAAGGGCAGACTTCTGCAGCCATGGAGGCCAGCCTGTTTAGCGCCACCGGGGAAGAAAGTGGCACGGCTCCTTCGGCCTGCCTAGTCCTTTCTGTCTCAGCCTTTGCCAGAGGCTCCTCTGTTTCCCATGGACATATGTTTGCCAACATGGGTCCATCTTTGAGATCACCTGGGCAGGGCTCGGAGGAAGGTTGCATTTGGTCCAGGCCATCCTGAGGAGCAGAGTCTTTTCTTTTGAGGCTGTGAGCCAAACTTTGCTGCCTGACAGGTGGTTCAGGGGGTATCTTCTTGCTGATCGGGTGCCTCTTCCCAAGCAAATCGGAGGTGTTGACGCTGATGCTCCTGATGGACGCGTATGTGACATGCTTCTGGGATCTGCTTTCCGAGGGCGTCGAGGGGGCCGTCGCAGCTTCTCTGCTGGAGCTGCCGTCTTCCAGGAGGGAGCTCACAGTTCCCTCTGAGGTATCGTCCCTCTGGAGCTGTTTTGCTGCCACCTCCGAGGCCACATCAGTAACCTCTGTGTGCCCGGAGACGTCACTTTCCATTGCAGAGTCACTTTCCACAGCTGCTCTGCTCCCTTTGTCTTGGGCTAGCTTACTGCCGTCTTCCAAGTAGGCCCTGCTGGTGAGGAGCAAGGCTTTCTCTTTGGCGCTGGTGACGACGCTGAGGGATTTCTGCAGAGGGGAAGGCCTGGGATGCAGAGGCTTCTTATCTGCCGTCAGGTTGTGAGCGCTGGCCGACTTGTAGACCAGAGGGGCCGAGTCGTCGAGAGAGTCGCTGTTGGACCTCTCCGAGGCTTTCTTGGCTAGCTTTTTCCTCATCAGCGAGTCTAGCAAAGGAGCTTCTTTGCAGCTGTCGTGCCTGGCTGGTAAGCTGTTCTCCTTGGCATCCCTCACGTGCTCGTAAGTGCTGTGGGACTTCTTCAGCGAGGAGGCTGCCTTGTGTCTGGAAGAGGAGTCCTCTTTCAGTTTCATGCTCGAGCTGCCGGAATCCAAGGGCCTGCGCTTGTAGGACCCGGAGCGGCTCCCTCCCCCCACGGACCCGTCTTTCTCCTCTTTGCTGTGCTGCCGGGACATCGACTCGGGGATCTCGGTGATGCGCCTCATGAGGGAGCGGCCCAGGCTCCGCTTGGAACTTCTCTTCTTCTGAAGATGAGGGTTGTTGGCCGTCATCTTCTTGGTCTTGTGAACCTCAAGTTGCGTGTAAAGCTTTTTCAGTTCATCCTACATGTTATGTGTAGCGGGGAGGGGGGTGGCGGTTGCGGTGAAGCGGGGGGACACAGacacaaaaggggggggagagggaagacaaaaagaaaacccTTATTCAGTCAAAAGCCTAATGGCAACAGTTGTGTCATCGTAGGGGCTCAGCGACAACACTGGGGGGTTTTATAAATGCAAGGCCTTCTGTTCCTTGAGCAGAACCTGTGAGCCCTCCGGGTTTTGCTGgattacgactcccatcatccctggctgtggctgatgggtaTTGGGAGTCCAGTGGCATCTGGAGGGTCCCGGGCCCCTATCCTTAGGATCACCGGaagcagtgccttttttctagaaaaataggtgccgggaCTCACCATGAAGTCACTAcattaagtgccacactttttaacaacagtaaaagaggtgctggtactgcgtactcTTGAGTACCCTCTTGAAACCAAAAGCACTGACCGGAAGTAGCTAGTATTAAGGGTCATGGGTCCCCCCATTCCATGCTGGCGTTTCCGGGGGCCAGTTGTGGCATGAAAAGGAGGCAAGGAAGCACTGTTGGCAGAAGCCTTTAGCTGGGTGGGGCAGACCACAGTGAGGTTTTCAGTTCTCCCATGTGGCCTCGACACGTACGGTTGACCCATAGCAAGGAATGGAAGGTAAGCATCTCAGGCTTGCTTGCCCCATTCCCGGGCACTGAATGTTTGTATGAATGCACATCCATTCATAACGTgaacatgaatggagtggtaagggATGGATGGCACGGATGGGATGTTATCGGTgtgcaatttattatttatttatttatacccctcccatctggctgggtttccccagccactctgggctgcttccaacaaaatattaaaaatacattaagacatcagtcattaaaaacttccctaaacaggactgccttcagatacattctaaaagtcagagagttgattatttccttgacatctgatgggagggtgttccacagggcgggtgccactaccgagaaggccctctgccttgttccctgtaacctcacttctcgcagggagggaaccgccagaaggccctcggagccagacctcagtgtccgggctgaatgatgggggtggagacgctccttcaggtctactgggccgaggccatttagggctttaaaggtcagcaccaacactttgaattgtgctcggaaatgtgcacatgcacaaaaaAGGTCTGTCTGCCGTACGCGTGCACTGGGTCCGTGCTTTATCACCACCCCCACCGCTCCTAATTTGTTCCCCACAACCAAAGCCCTAGGTTGAGAAGAAAGGCAGCTAGATCGCATGGAAATATTGACCTCCACCCCAGCTTTCCTGGACTTTCGGGTTATGTGGTATGGATTTGGTTTGCTTCAGGAGAAAGACTGCAAAAGGCAACTCTTACTCTGCACAGTTTCTGGCATAGCTAGCGTCAAAAGAAGGTCCTGAGTGTTCCACCCACCCGAATGTCATCGGGGTCGAGGCTGTGCTCGCTCCAGGCTGATGTGATGCTGCTGTTCAGGTAGGAGCCCGATCGCCTCAGGTCCAGCTCGTCCTCGTACACCTCGGCAGCAATTTCCTCCCGCAAGGGCGACCCTGCATGCAGGAACTGTGGGAGGAAAGACATGGGTTGCTGAATCTCCTTCAGCAGTATACTGCCAGTCTTCCCATTTCAAGCTTGCCGCTTCCCAAAAAGCTCAGAGACTGATTACAGAAAAAATGCCTCTCTTTCTAGACTTAGGGCCATCTGCATCTTAAGGATGCATTTGCACTATGCTCCCCCCCAAGCTCATTTATTAACTATGTTTACAGAGCTGCCTCATAACAGGCGTTCTATGGGTGCCCTGCAAAACAAGTCAAAACAGCATGGTAtgcttggatagctcagtcgtcTTAAGAGTGtggtgtcaataataataataataataataataataataataataataataataataaatacttttatttataccctgccaaagccaggctcagggtggctaacaccagtaaaattacaatggaaacataatggggggcaaaaaaacccaaatttaaaatacaggttaaaatgcaatttaaaaagcagcctcattttaaaagtagcccataaatcaaaactataaggggagggaagacataagggtcagactgaatccaaaccaaaggcgaggcggaacagctctgtcttgcaggccctgcggaaagatgtcaagtcctgcagggccctagtctcttgtgacagagcgttgcaccaagttggggccagtaccgaaaagaccctggccctagttgagaccaatctaaccaccttgcgccttgggacctccaaggtgttgtcatttgtggaccttaaggtcctccgtggggcatgccaaggtttcaggttcggTCCCTTTTTGGGAcaactgcgtattcctgcatttgggctagatcaggcataggcaaactcggccctccagatgttttgggactacaactcccatcatccctgaccactggtcctgttagctagggatgatgggaattgtagtcccaaacatctggatggccgagtttgcctatgcctgggctagatgatcctaagggtcccttctgacactacaattctatggttcggTGAAACAATAAAAAGGGCAACAAATTTATTTTCTGAAAACCCTGGAACGAAACGAAAGCACAGTTTGAAACTTAAAGCTGAGAGACCCAGGCAGTGGGAACACAAGTCCCTGCCTCTCCAAAAGGCCTGGCTGAGTAGAAAGGTGCCTCTGCCTGGGACCATAGAGATCACCAGTTCAGAGTTTTATTTTGTAAAGCCAAGTGAAGTGTATGTTTTCAGTACAATAAACTTTTATCGTGCCCCTTCTAATGTAATGGTCTGTTTACTTAATCAGCCAGCTACATAGGGTCACATGCGGGGCAGGAAGTTCATGGCTGTTtggtggccattgtgagaagcgggtgctggacttagatggagcatgggcctgatcctgcagggctcttcttatgttcttactcaTCCCTGTCTGTCCCCAACAGCTAGTATTCAGAGGTATCCTGCCTCTGCACAGTTTTGTAACGAAATCTGGAGTTTTCATACCTTTGGGATGAAAAGAAGTGCAAGCGTCATGGTGGTGGTGACATGCGTATGAATAAAAAACAGCAGAAGTGTCCAGTCAGGGTGCAAGGAAGGAACCATGAAAAACCTGAAGCCAGAAGTAAATGGGGTGGCAGTGCATTAGAGGAAAAAGGTGGATAGGAAAATTAAACTGTGATACATTCTTTGTTAGAACGATGGCAGGCTCATTTataacacacacgcacacacagagcagTGTTCAGTTGAATTTTGGAATCCTCTCCTGCCGAAATTAGTAGCAGCCTTGACAAACTTTTAGCGCTTTCTACTTTCGCTCAGCACTTTGCATGtattgcagtcataccttggatcccgaacgcctcgcaagtcgaacgttttggctcctgaacactgcaaacccagaagtgagtgttccggtttgcgaatgttctttggaacctgaatgtctgacgtgacttccacggcttctgattggctgcaggagcttcctgtagccaatcagaagccgtgcattggtttccaaacgttttggaagttgaacagacttccggaacggattccgttctacttccaaagtacaactgtatCTTCCATAGTACTTACCACAATCCTGAAAGGTAGGCTGTCGTCGTTAAGCTGCTTTCATCACAAAAGTGACTCAAGCACAATACAGACACTTTAGCCAGTTACAACAAACACAACCAagagaaacctttttttaaacacacacaccacacacacacacacacacacctctctgcaaATCAGGCAGGTCTTCTAGATCCTGCCCCACTAAAAGGCCATGAGTACAGTACTTGAAACCTTTCAAATTAAGCGCTAAAAGCCCAGATAAAAGGGAAAGTTTTTGCCTAGcaccaaaagaaaaataaagatggcGCCATAGGAAGTACCCTAGGGGAAAGCATTCCCCGAATGGGGAGCCACCAGGGAAAAGGCCCTGTtcctgtgttgccaccctcctccaGCAGTGCCACAGAAGGTGCACAGGGAGAACGTCTCCTGATGACGACCgctgggtctgggttggttcacatGGGGAGAGGCCATCCTTGAGGCATTGGGGTTACTATCAATCTAATTGCAGATGTTGTGTGCTGGGGCTAAGAGGAGATTGCCTTGCCCATTGGCCATCTTCTGATCTCCTGGCAGAGGCAAgctttgaacctgggacttcccaGCTCTCAGCTCATGCTCAAAGCACCTACACTATGCCAAGCCCAAAGCAGAACTCCTCTGGGTCCCACTACTGTGGCAATTTGTACAACCAGTGAGGCCAGATACTGCaggggagcagatttgggggaaacTTGAGAAAGTTCCTAACAGTTTGACCGTAGAAATCAGGTGCTTCAGGAACTGGTAGGGTCTGTGTCACTGGAGCTGCTGCAGTAGGGTCTAAACAGCCCACTTTATCTGGGTTTGCACCCTGCATTGCAGATCTGGCCTGAGCAAGGCAGTGGGGGTTGCAGCGGATGATTTTCTacacatgcatttaaagcatattcagtGCCCATTCAAAGTACATGCAAACCCTCcgctgcaaagaatcctgggaactctagtttgctaagggaattgtagctctcgggggggggagaactacagttcccacaattatTTGGAAGGCAAGCCCATGTGCTTTAAGTTTATGATGTGGATCTGCTCAGCatcccttccagttctgtgatTTGTTCTCACCTGACAACGTGAAAGGCAGCAGAAGTTATCAGCTCGTTGTGGAGGGCGATGCCCATGTAGCGAGGCTCGTGGAAAGCAGAAGGGACCGTCCGAGTGGCATAGCAGAGAAAACTTCcccagaacagaaacagcatctCGGCTGCACAGCAAGAGATAGGGAAGAGGAGGCAAAATGAACCATTCTCCATGCGGTAAGGTTTTTGCCGCTTGCCTCTTCTGTCCCTCTTGCCCACCCCTGCCTCCCGTGGTTATTTCCCCTCTCTGCAGACAGTGGTGACTCGCTGTTCTGCAGTGAGCACTTTGTGCATGCCCTGACTCCCAAGGTGCACCATGTGGCGTATAAGCGATTCAGGCGCCAGAGCCTTTCAGCAGCCTCTTAAAATGCAGCCTGGGCAAGCCCCACTCAAATTAAGGATGGGTCGGTTCTGTTGTTTCCTCACCATCCGTGACCCCACACATGCCTGcgcatcagaggtggggaacctgtggctctccagttgctgttggactacaactcccaccatcactGTGCACAGAccatgctgacaggggctgatgggagttgtagtacgacTGTATCTGGAGTGCATTGCATTCCCTAGCCCTGCTGCACATCCGCTCAGCTGGACAACCGAACGTGAAATTGATTCCATCTATTGTGCATGTGTGATTTATTGGGAGGTTGTGGGGGtgacagttttttgggggggaagctgaTGGCATGGGGCTGGTAGTGAGAACTGGAGAGGGCAGGGACTGGGTTAGAATGAGATGGAAATGGGATCTGGGGCAGGGAAAGAGTGGGGTTAGGATCATGGAGAGGAGAAACTAAATATGGGGCAATAGAGACAGCACTGAGGGTGGGGTGAGGAAGAGAGATATTTTTAAAGTGATGTCAGCTGATATAAATGCTCTGTCTTTCACAATCGATCCACAAACACCTGTCGCATACATGAGCAATTGATTACTGATGTTAAAATCCATTGAGGGACGGATGCCAACCTAGCTAGAGagacagcaaataaataaataaataaataaataaaggcaaaggacccctggacggttaagtccagtcaaaggtgactatggggttgcagctctcatctcactttcaggctgagggagccggcgtttgtccacagacagctatgtgggtcatgtggccagtatgactaaaccgcttctggtgcaatggaataccatgacggaaaccagagcacacggaaatgccgtttaccttcccgccacagcagtacctatttatctacttgcactggtgtgctttcaaactgctaggttggcaggagctgggacagagcaacaggagcctcaccccgtcatggggattcaaaccgccgaccttctgatcggcaagcccaagaggctcggtggtttagaccacagcgccacccacgtcccattagaGAGAGACAGCATGCCTCTACCGGGTAAAGAAAAGAGACTCCTAAGAtgaaaccacccccacccccataatgGCTGGAACGCTGCTCAGTCTACAGGTTATGTATGATTCCAGGCTGTTGATGCTGAAGGGGACTTGGCAGAAGCAAGCCAAACATTCATGATCGCGGCAGCTTGCTTCCTGGTTTTTGTCTACTGTCACAGGAGGAAGTGAACCCTGGCAGACCTTATGGGACTCCCCAAAGAGAGCAGGACCGGACCAAGGGGAGCCTGCATGTGGCAGAGAAGCCAGAGGCTAATTAATTCAGGCCATCGGATTAGGGGTCCTCACCCACAACCATCATGTAGTCCCAGCGGTCGTGGTCACAGATGTAAAACTGGAGGCCCCTGGTGGTCTGGGAGCGGACCACCAGCGGGATGTTCTTTTCTATGTTCTCCAGCATCCCGACAGTCCAGGCTGCTAAGAACCAAAGCACCAAAAGCAGAATCAAGGCCAGCATCTTCAGCACCCGGCCGCTGGACATGTAAGGAACTCGCTGGGCCGTACGGGAGAGAAAGACCTTCAAGACCCTGTTAGGTAGAAAGGGAGAGGTGGtctgaggaagaggaaggtgacgatgatatatatatacacaaagggTGTTGCTCAAGGGAGAAGTGGTCGTAGCCAACCAATGTTGGAACCAAACCACCTTCGACATTGATCACTGGGTGCTTCCAGGCAAACCTGTTTATTGAGTGAATCATCCTGATTTACAGGGAAATCAGACAACATTGGTTATTTGATGGGCATTTGTTCCAGTTTGTTTGCAGGGGGGTTAGACGCTGCTGCATCAAAGCAGAtgtcatcccacactttccagggcatttcttccccatct comes from Podarcis raffonei isolate rPodRaf1 chromosome 13, rPodRaf1.pri, whole genome shotgun sequence and encodes:
- the GPR179 gene encoding probable G-protein coupled receptor 179 translates to MEICLLGFLVGCFHLELLGAAGIFQYQRAAPPKARTPKAKEWMPSSSSPSPLSPSSSALTFTWVPTPNLDKTDPDGSEAAAAFLYSGKALHLLQANCTRRFEVRDTGKASGPPPALRSYLRGATETLAHATNFLNMVFQTNDIRESSVKEDIEWYHALVRSVMDGDPQVYRAVLTFDAHPVSSKPQLMLQATKENNEILLQDLSASAESLRNLTWENEWYNFFRFQRAPSLYKRILTNDLKTLDTPKWSQGDSYVMDTSHIKWSPPFLECEDGKFLPNWMVTLSSSFYGLKPDLNPEFKGVLRMDVRIQKIDINQCASGQGWFANTHQCDLNSTQCISQENKGFVLGKYLCQCKPGFYRASRTFSSSNNGESASRYGAADSESLLECLPCREGCTTCTDGTPCLIQEDWSLRAAVLAFQAFCMLAVFFSMLVSYHFRKSKRIRASGVILLEMILFGSLLLYFPVFILYFKPSIFRCIVLRWVRMLGFAIVYGTITLKLYRVLKVFLSRTAQRVPYMSSGRVLKMLALILLLVLWFLAAWTVGMLENIEKNIPLVVRSQTTRGLQFYICDHDRWDYMMVVAEMLFLFWGSFLCYATRTVPSAFHEPRYMGIALHNELITSAAFHVVRFFMVPSLHPDWTLLLFFIHTHVTTTMTLALLFIPKFLHAGSPLREEIAAEVYEDELDLRRSGSYLNSSITSAWSEHSLDPDDIRDELKKLYTQLEVHKTKKMTANNPHLQKKRSSKRSLGRSLMRRITEIPESMSRQHSKEEKDGSVGGGSRSGSYKRRPLDSGSSSMKLKEDSSSRHKAASSLKKSHSTYEHVRDAKENSLPARHDSCKEAPLLDSLMRKKLAKKASERSNSDSLDDSAPLVYKSASAHNLTADKKPLHPRPSPLQKSLSVVTSAKEKALLLTSRAYLEDGSKLAQDKGSRAAVESDSAMESDVSGHTEVTDVASEVAAKQLQRDDTSEGTVSSLLEDGSSSREAATAPSTPSESRSQKHVTYASIRSISVNTSDLLGKRHPISKKIPPEPPVRQQSLAHSLKRKDSAPQDGLDQMQPSSEPCPGDLKDGPMLANICPWETEEPLAKAETERTRQAEGAVPLSSPVALNRLASMAAEVCPWEVMEVPVPSKKDSETSESDSQKSSPEKQPQASISKSSMKGLGMAIKAFNRSRIKTSIRARKDAEESQKKNEKDANGKSEKPKLAATASVSAGGGSPRKEVITETRAKVVSKQATICPWDEKEEEEEALPSTKNSPSKALEVCPWEVSTEAIGSQGAGEMHPSRLERSKSQRESVCPWDSVEEDQMRKGKTATTPSLVVSKADSKKAEACPWEVAEIPASTKTDQPSWGTSSALREDKAVTEGRGKPSDGPKKGTSLRETLPSESQEKVSGQADSRDIKEPSLGTEIEKSPDQSKGDRKKPGSVESRRAQVSPWESEEVDMSVKTQICPWEMEELPSKIKTSREDNEGSSKETKSTTLLRPSGGKEASHQEDSVCPWESMELPGGKDAQHGATLRKSDSGADVKAAICPWEMSDAASEKVCGVSGEGSKGTEGKKIKSPLSKNRKLERDSSHQIAVCPWEDAGAEGSSTKPATQPQELPKAALKASSSGQGKKLEVCPWETDAAAVCPWEAAAPSLEKGPNWPEGEPSKGIILQAPHPLKTLEDNIQRGSVCPWEDVELEGTLLKPCAKALDPSNVSSKKPDSFQSKKAEVAPWEAQEAEAGIRTASTVSKEEKTGPRDTAPEKGSSGTREPVCPWESTGREDSLIQPKLKSPDLSKGSLKLDRVESQKAEICPWETASADVGAKAEICPWEVPPAQSERRSSKQDANGAAKVVGDTTSKPREKASSPRESICPWETVDTDDQSTGPSAKSPGPSKAGSKKSISVESLKVEVCPWESQEAETSPKADVCPWEMPSSPVDKRPLPEGAGARESQRAAPLNQVGASKTTEKVRSAQESACPWDSGEEPGELSAQPEGSKIPTKKSDSVESLKAEVCPWEVAEGSAVGKEEEGGVAKGKDGSRSPSPRVLWKPMEELSSSREDICPWESMELDEPSGRSGGQSPALSKAGSRKSDSAESLRAEVCPWETEEEEASSTMDICPWSVATAPFEKGKGRGSPLEISQGKKGKAQRSPDSKKAGGETFKKIEKSKSHQEYGATRENMDFEKPPAKSTRSLDLLQVRTEVTSPQESICPWESVELSSSRSPDLSRASSKKSSSAESLRAEVCPWEVEDEESSGKTDMFPVKTPPVPVTRGASMQDAKGASMAKALTAPGLKTAGGEIASKKIEKTQSHQGFSYSQKTGDEFSVKGSKSLDLSKVGSMKSESVESLKAEVCPWETQEFGSPAQVEVCPWDLAGALFEKGTLSKDVGAVSKEGITAGSKGPEKPPKPLQKGTSVRENICPWESTDAAEVSIASAPATAASKKPGSAESRKPEVCPWETDQPEASAKEDVCPWEAGTLLPTKNERHTTHTGGTEKATASVKSSQSKEAGLAGHKPLCRSLPPQGLSKGSSPFVDTPARRQGDRPAADVCPWEAEGDSVLTGGETAEISKSFSEVCPWDEPSPAAATATSMKSKEGKEPGAGEAEGPPSKAKSDICPWDCD